Proteins encoded in a region of the Podarcis muralis chromosome 2, rPodMur119.hap1.1, whole genome shotgun sequence genome:
- the LOC114591611 gene encoding protein BTG1-like, whose product MKTEISSAAGFITRLLRTPGGIGDEELRCFSESLQEALRDHYKHHWFPLMPSKGSGYRCIRINHKMDPLIGKAAGMIGLSHERLFQLLPSELTLWIDPFEVSYRIGEDGSICVLYEGPQPAVKNAKALESMSSCKEEWRIGRASPSKNYNMMTVSS is encoded by the exons ATGAAGACGGAGATCTCTTCGGCTGCGGGCTTCATCACCCGCCTCCTCCGGACGCCCGGCGGCATCGGCGACGAGGAGCTGCGCTGCTTCAGCGAGTCCCTCCAGGAGGCGCTGCGAG ACCATTATAAGCACCACTGGTTCCCCCTGATGCCTTCCAAAGGCTCAGGATACCGCTGCATTAGGATCAATCACAAGATGGACCCCTTGATAGGAAAGGCAGCGGGTATGATCGGACTAAGCCACGAGAGActcttccagctcctgcccagcgAATTAACTCTTTGGATCGACCCCTTTGAGGTGTCCTATCGCATCGGAGAAGATGGGTCGATCTGTGTCCTCTATGAAGGCCCTCAGCCAGCAGTGAAGAATGCCAAAGCTCTTGAGAGCATGAGCAGCTGTAAAGAGGAGTGGAGAATTGGCAGAGCCAGCCCTTCCAAAAACTACAACATGATGACAGTTTccagttaa